Part of the Halococcus saccharolyticus DSM 5350 genome, ACGTGCTCGCCCGCTCCGCACGGTATCTCGCGCGCGACATCGACGCGACGGCAATCGTGGCCGCCACCGAATCGGGCTACACCGCGCGCAAGGCGGCGAAGTACCGGCCCGACATCCCGATCGTTGCGGTGACGCCGTCGGAGAACGTCCGCCGGCAGCTCGCGCTTTCGGCGGGTGTCCGTCCCCGGTTCGCACCACTCACCGAACAGAGCGAGAACGCGGACGTCGTCATCCGGAACGCCGTCCAGACGGCGATCGACACCGGCGTGGTCGCGACCGGCGACACGGTGGTCGTCCTCGCCGGTCTGATGACCGCGCTCGAACAGGCGAATCCGACGAACATGCTCAAAGTCCACGTGGCGGCCGAAATCGTCGCCTCCGGCCGGCCGGTTGTTTCGGGACACGCCACCGGTCCGCTGTACCACTCGACTGATGGCGATCTCACCGATCTGCCTGCGGGAGCCATACTGGCGCTCCCAGTCGACTTCGACGACGAGTTCGTCGGCGACCCCTCGACGCTCGCGGGTATCGTCAGCGCCCACAAGGGCGTCACGGGCTATCCGGCCATCGTCGCACGCGAACTCGATCTCCCCATGACGAGCGCCGTGGCGCTCCCCGACGATCTCCAAGACGGAACGACGGTGACGCTCGATGCCGAGCGTGGCGTCGTCTACGAGGGCGATATTCCTGGACTCTCTGGCTGATCCGCGGATCGAATCCGACCCGGACCCGAACCGAATTCGACTCCATGCGAACTCCCTCTGATTGCGGTGGAATCCCGGAGTGAACGTTGCTACCGATAGGTTTTACTGGTGGACTGTGTGTGTGCCAATATGGCACCGAACACTGTCGGCTTCGTCGGGCTTGGAATCATGGGGCTACCGATGTCGAAAAACCTCGTGGACGCGGGATACGAGGTCGTGGGTCACAACCGCTCGCCAGAGCCAGTCGACGAACTCGTCGACCACGGTGGCGAACGGGCCGACACCCCGCAGACAGTCGCGGAGCGAACCGATACCGTCATCACGTGTCTGCCGGACTCGCCGGTCGTCGAGTCCATCGTTCGCGACGACGACGGGGTTCTCGCCGGACTGAGCGAGGGGATGACCGTCATCGACATGTCGACGATCTCACCGACGGTCACCGAGGAGCTCGCAGCCGACATCGATGAGGCGGGCGCGAACATGCTCGACGCGCCGATCAGCGGCGGCGAGGAGGGGGCGATCGATGGGACGCTCTCGATCATGGTCGGTGGCGACGAAACCGTACTTGCCGAACACGAGGACCTCTTCGAGGTGATGGGCGAGACCGTGACCCACTGTGGATCACACGGCGCTGGTCAGACGACGAAGGCCTGCAACCAGATCGTCGTCGCCGCACAGATGGTTGGGGTGAGCGAGGCCCTCGTCTTCGCCAGCAAGGCCGGAGCGGATCTCGAAGCCGTCGTTGAGGCCATCAGTG contains:
- a CDS encoding NAD(P)-dependent oxidoreductase yields the protein MAPNTVGFVGLGIMGLPMSKNLVDAGYEVVGHNRSPEPVDELVDHGGERADTPQTVAERTDTVITCLPDSPVVESIVRDDDGVLAGLSEGMTVIDMSTISPTVTEELAADIDEAGANMLDAPISGGEEGAIDGTLSIMVGGDETVLAEHEDLFEVMGETVTHCGSHGAGQTTKACNQIVVAAQMVGVSEALVFASKAGADLEAVVEAISGGAAGCWTLDNRAPRMIQGNFDPGFFASYQYKDLRIATDAGEAFGAPMPQTEIAHELYKAMETTDRGRDDNSGVMQIIEDLAGEEARVEE